CTTGAATCAATCTTTTACCTTCAAGAACTTCAGCAGAAACAAACATGATGAATCCAGAGATAACGTATTGAGGCACGGTGTAAGGGACTACTACATGGAAGCTGAGAAGTATTCCAACACAGACCATAATCTCTGATGCAAGAAGAATTTGCCTGTAATAAGAAAATTCACATTTTTcaaataaaccaaaaagaaaaaagaacaagaaaataACGTATGCATGGATCTTTACCGATCTTCAAACATGTTGCTGATATAGCTTCCAACAACGAGGTTAACCGGTAAAACAGTTAGACCAAGACAGAACAAGAAGATTGAAACAGAACTCATGGACCAACCAAAGTAGTATGTGGTAACCACACTTGATTCTGATAAAAGAATCTCCATTGCATACTTGAGCATGAAGTATATCAACAACTGAACCTAAAGGaaatcaaaaaaaagaaaattgtcaTGTTTCACCACTCTTgtgaaaaaaatatgacaatcttGAAAAGTTATAGATGTTTCTTTACCTTCACTGAAGGAGTGAGTAGTTTGTATGCAGCTACAAAGGAGTTAGCAGGTTTACGTGAATCTTCAGCAGACTCTTCACTTCCATCGCagtcatcttcatcatcatgttCTGTTTCTTCTTGTGCAAGTAATAGCTGTTTTGTAATCCCCTTCTCCATGTTTCCATCTTGATCAGCTTCATCGAACATTAAAGATTCTTAAAATTAGATAAGAATATGCAAAATATAACAAACCTAATTCTCTTTAGTTCCATACCGGAGTTAGATTCTTGTGAAGTATGAACCTCTTCAGGGTCACGTGCTGGTTCCACGAAAGAAATAGCTAACCAGACCAAGTACATAAGCCAAGCAACAGCCATAACCCAACCGGGTAGTGTATCCTGGTTAAAGGTAAGATTGTAGATCTTGAAATTGGTTTGCAGTAAACCGGCAAGAGCAGGACCACAAGCCATTCCTAAAGCACTTGCACTAACAAAACCGGCTGAAGCCTGCATCCGGATCTTCAAAGGCACACAATCGCTTATGTATCTCCGGTTCACTGCTCTTGCTGAACCAAATCTACAAATGAATATACATAACAATCAAGTTTAGTCttgtaataacataattatccagcgttttaaaaaaaaaaacaagtaaggTCTCATGAAACCTAATGTATATATAACACAAAGCTAAAAGGGGACTTACCCACAGAATAGCCGGCCAATCAATAGAAGAGCTAATGAATTGAAGTCATAAGCCAAAGCATAAACTAGGTTCCCAACAAAAAGAACAATACTGCTGAAAATAAGTGGTTTGAAGTATGATTTGTTGGACCAGGCGCTGAAGTAAACCGAAGAGAAGAGCTGAGCCACAGCCATTGCACCAATCACAACTCCACAAACCGTTGCGGCAGCTCCAAGGCTCATGGAGTAATCATCTGCTGTAGGAACAATGATATATGTATTGACCATATAGAGAAACGTGTTTGCCAAGTTTAACAAGAGCGACATGAAGTGATATCTCCCTTCTTCTTGATCCGCTTGATCTTCATGAATCAGTAAATCTTCGTCTTGCATGATTAGAGCATGTTGAGCCATGAAATTAAGGAAGTTTGTTGAACGTGTTAGCCTGTCCACTGCATTCTTGATTGAATCCACCACAGGATCCTACaagaaagaaacacaaaagATCGATGAAACATaaccatttttttaaatgactacGAGGTTCTGGACCCGAAGACTTGTACCatgttaaattaaaaacataaccaTTTTAGAAAAACTCggtatgtatacatatgtcaaacaAAAAGAACCTGAAGAGGAACAACAGGCTGATCATAAATTGATAAGAAGCTTCCTTGATTGTTTTGAAGCTCGTGAAGGTTTCGAGATATGGCTCCAACAACAGCTCCAAGACCCTATAAAGCATTCAATATAGTCAAAAGCTTATATAAGCTTCTATTATAGTGAAAGATTAAGCTGCGTGAGATTGTAAGACCTTACCACATGTTTGAACACTTGCTGGAGTTGAGAGTAAGGATGATCAGCACGAGTCTTGACATAATAGTTTGTGAATCTATAGCCAAATCTTTTATCAAATTTCTTCAGTATCTTACGGATACCAATAGCATTCGTATCGATGAAAACCAGAAGCTGGAGAAGATCTTGTCCCACAGATCTATAAGCCTCTCTTAGATTAGATATCTGAGATATGTCAGGCTCATCTTGGAGTGCATCATGACATTCCCTTAGCTTCTGCAACCTACTTGAAAGCAAACCTTGTTGCTCCAGCATGAAAAGAGAGATTTTCTCTATCTGCATGCATTTTGgaaacatgtttttttattataaagtttgATGCATATGATTAAACAAGTGAAAATTTGTGAAGAAACAAGAGAAAAACCTGATGATCCAACATCCTTGAGAAATCTTTAAGAACATGGCGACGATCTAGACTTCCTACTTCAATTTGTCGACCATATtgcttcactttcttcttcatcaatttGTAATTGATGTAATATCTATATAGAAATAGAACAAAAAAGGAAGTACATGAATCACATTGCTTTAAACATTATACCAACCAGATCTTGAATATAGAAACATACTCTTGCCATTCTTCAATGCTTCTTTCCTTGAGCTTCTTCCCGAATGCGACCATTTTCTACAACAAAATTAAGATTAATTACATTAGAATTGACTTGTTGTACAAGTATCTACAAAGCATCTTTGCTTACAAATTGTGTATCACCGAATTATGCAGATGCTAGCTAAATTTTcaataaaagttattttaagTTGATCTTCTTAAATTTCTTCCACTAAGCTAACAACTAAACAGTTTAAGATTTAAGATGTATGTACTACCTCTTGTCACCCTCCTCGTTCTTCTCCGTACCGTTTTGATGAATCAAGAAACACAGAGAGAGATTATTGAATTATAAGTTCTTAACTATCAAATTAGAATTTttagtgaatatatatatatatatatatacagctAACAGAAATTGAACTTTTGCAAAACGGCTATGATATAACTCCAAATATCCAACATCCGATACACGTGATGATGacacatatttcaaaaaattatataacaaaattgaatgCCCCAGCTTGAAATTTCTTTTTAACATAAGTTAAAAATAATCTcacaaaaaaaatgcaaattaAAGAAGGCGAAACGCCTGGTTTTCTCTCGCTGTTTTGTATACCATGTCTAAATTCAGgaattagtataaatttaacaaattctaattccaaaaatcataatattgaagaaaaacatttaaactcctcctctctcttttctttatatgagagaaagaaagataaacAGAGACAGTAATGTACCtcaaaagtttttgttttgaataaatGTACCTCAAAATTTGAATATGAAAAGCTCAGATGATATAGAGACAGGAACAAAGAGAGAGAACAAATATTCCAGATTTTATATGTTGCTGAAAATCCTACGTAACGCTGAAACTTCGGGACTTTCTCTTTAACCCTATTTTCACCAAGAATCCAAATATGATTTActggagaaagaaaaaaaaacaatgaggaaaatataataaatagtggCTCAGGTGAGCTctgtgtttttataaaattgaggTAGATATTTGGATATAGATTAGAGATTCatgttttggtattttttattaatgtccTCTTTGGGActgggaaaaaaaaagattttgttgagtacagtattattaagttttacAAAGCCTGAAAAAAGTGTAACAAGATAGAGATTCATGTTTTGATTTTTCCCATACACAAGTGCTAACAATTTATGTACAGATCAGTAGATGTCATGTGAATCATGTCAGTAGTTTATTTGTAGAAGTAACACAGTGACAAAACGATACAAACTATGTGAGATGTTATAGCgttactatttatttttcggTTCTGCAAACATCATGTGTTATAGATGTTTGAATATTTGTAAACatcggttcggttttggtttgattttgtttgttaGTTAATTTGCAAGCCTGGCTTCATATATGACTTTAAACCTCGTAAGACCTTTGTTCACTTCTTCAGAAGAACATGGATTCAACTGTTAAACATTGTTGTAACTCAAAATGCTAGCATCGTTTTGAAATAAGGTGATTTTGAATATACATATTGGTTGGTGgcttcaaaataaaacaaaataaaataaaatgaatgaaaagaaacaaaggtCTCTTGTGAAGTGAACAAAGGTAATGAAAAGACAATACAAAATGAGAATAACAGAACATCCAAAAGGATAGAAGAGAAAACATGTATGTGGTTGGGGTGAGCTTCAAAGACCATACATGTGGCTTTGAGTTCGTCAATTTTTTGCATTTATTGATTTTGAGTTCGTCAATTTTTTGCATTTATTGATTTTGAGTTCGTCAAATTTTTGCGTTTATTCACACCGTcacatgttgacaaaaaaaaattcacaccGTCACATTAAACGCTAAATTAATTTAGGATTGCGTATTCAGTTTGAGTCTTTTAGATCATTTGGatgaatttgatttttaatgacttactagattttgatccgtgcaaccgcacgggtgtttgttttcacttttctatacataaattattgttttagaatataagtggtatatatttttaatgttaatcatatacttaaatatttatataactatttcaaatacaataattttataatttacatgttataattaattaattgcttaaaccttatgtatttgccacttcttattatatatttatcttattgtatttgcatttagttattaagcaaattaatatattcatgagaaaaatatattaaaaaaatattttatatttaatttatgctaaattctgacccgtatttcaaaactggatttctttttaccaatatttttatacttattcattttagatcaTTTATTACTGTATATATAgaagtgtaagatatgttaatttttagacatgtattatatagtttgttaattttaagtcgttctacgatcatattatattttaaataaatagtttatatttatgaaaataaaatttataaatttatcaattgaatatgattttataatatttattttagtataataattatattttaacatgattatgactataaaagtaaataaaataggatataatttatttattttcatttttaaacaataacttaaaatacattaagttattatttaaatattacacagatttattagaatttttaaaatataatatataaatatatattatatttaaaatgaaaatatattatgattaaagtagttacaaagattttatattattaactttaaagaaatacatgttaatttttatacatgtattatatagtttgataatgttaacccatgTTACCaacatatttgattttatttttgaacataaatattttataattacgaaaataaaatatataaatatataaatttaatacaattttattatatttagatcaatataataattttaatttaatatgattgattatgattatataataactaaaatattattatagatttttttatttttcattttatataactgaatatattaatgtataataatattttaaactaattttgaaattagtgaaaatatttaaatataatttcaaaaatgaagatcttgtaaaaatcttttaaaacagatttgttagaattttaaaataaatatatttatattcaaaatgaaaagatatcaaaagatactatgattaaaatattttaaaaattatatttattattagtctgaattaaaatatagtatgaatttctatgaataggtccattaggtccattttaaaaaaaatcacacatgaatcaaggttgtgacttctgttttaatatataagattagatGATTAAGTGATTTAGGAAATTTGCTACTATGATTATAAATAGAACATTTTATTCCTGAgatttagaattttatattttttactaaaaggTTCCACCAAAGTATCTTCAAATCATTAGGTTTTcaaataattctaaaataacAATGTTAATAACAGTAAATCATTTTAATGTGTTTCACTTCAAATTTTAGATTGTATACTTCCCTTAGAGCATTTTCAACCCATCTATTTTAGAGCATTTCCAACtcatctctataatagagatctctaaaatagaagaaaaaatagagctAGTGTTTTTGATTCAATGTGTTCCTTTATAATAGAAGAATTCTATATTTGTCTCTATAAATAGAAGAAtgctatttttttctctctttatagAGGCAAATATAGAATTCTTCTATTATAAAGGAACACATTGGAGCAAAAACACTagctctattttttcctctattttagatATCTCTATTATAAAGATGGGTTGGAGATGATCTTAGTTACTTACACACTTTTGTATAAATgggaaaattacatttttaccactttcatggtatcacttttcatttttaccaccagaAAAGacacattttcaaaaatattttcttcattaaatGGCAAAAGATTCTTATGTccttgttattatatatataataaatcattatttaaataaaaaattaaaaagtaaaaaaattaaacaattaaaaaaattaaaaaaatttaaaaattaaaaattaaaaaaataaagaaaaagtaaatttttttatgttttcgaattatactttttcaaattcgaacttctttataaatttcattttttgaaattttttattttcgagtttttttattatttttttccaaatttctttttgaaaaacgaaaattatgtttgaaacaattttttaaaaaattttatatatttttaagcatttatttatatatttattagaatcctaaattttacattccaaaaacctactccacctctcaactctaaacctaagtctagattagttaaccctaaatgtataattgtcttttactcttcattaaaaatgagagtaaaagtgattagtataaacatgaaaagtggtattatgaatgtgctatttgtggcaatttccctatAAATTTTGACCTATTTTAACAttattatttatacataaattaagttAGCTAACCATAAATATTCAACATATCATTTTTCAAATTCCAATAAAAAATCACAATAGATAAATTTCCTTATTTAATTCGCTTATGTTTTTAGCTTTCCTTAAATTATACCCCTTCCATTTCACTTTAGTTGCTGTTTTAGGTTTatgcacacagattaagaaaacatttaattttgcatattttcaaaataaaaaccatatttcaaccaataaaaaaataaaatagataatattGTTAATGAATTTTTgcattgaaaacataaaacgacacttaaaatatgaaagaaaattttaactcCAAAACGACAACTAATATAAAACTGAGGGAGTATTCACCTTCCTTTAATTACTTACACACttttgtataaaatttaacctattttgacatttttatttatacattattAAGTTAGTTAACCATAAAGATTCAATAACCccttttcaaatttcaaataacaaaaaattagaGAAATTTCTTTGAAGAATTACTTGTTTGTGCAACCTtctaatatttaaataacaaacTGTTAGAGAAATTGCTTTGAAGATCTACATTACTTCGACTAGGGGTTATTGAAGTgaacaaaaatttcaaagcaATATTTGTACATGGTTAGCAAAaagaatcaaaatatttatctatttattaaagtgaaaaatttctatataattcGACATTGAATCCGGTTAACAAATTTGAAAGCAGTAGATGGCAAACGGTCGTCTAGAAATGACTAAAAGATTctctaaaacaaaatttaaatggaAGATTGATACAATGTTGAACAATATTAGCCACAAAattagaaagaaacaaaaacacgAGAGTTATATGGAAATCTAAAGGCGGTTAAGACTAAGAAAATTTCAGAGAAAAGATTCGGAGAATGCGAAGGAAAAATAAGGTAGCAGGAAATGGAATGATTCGTTGATTCCCTCTCCAAAATCCTTTttgtatgatttattttatttattaaagtgAAAAAAGCTGAGACGAAAGTGGCGATCATTGGATAACcgcctcttctctctctctctctctctcttctgagaaaaagaaaaagaaagggaAAACAAATTCTGCAGAGTATAAAAGCCACGTGATTCGTTCTACGTTTGACTCATCATCACAGATCATTCCTTTCTTTTAATTAGGGGTTATTTGGGGTAAGCAGCAGCTCTAAGaagcaccaccaccaccgcatTTGATTTTGACCTGAATCTAATCTAATCGGATCATTCGCTTATTTGATTCTTTTCCCGAAACGAAACGAAACGAAACGACACCCAGATTCACCTTTTGATTCGCAGGTATGGTTGGTTTCTCTCCA
The nucleotide sequence above comes from Brassica napus cultivar Da-Ae chromosome A9, Da-Ae, whole genome shotgun sequence. Encoded proteins:
- the LOC106364532 gene encoding SPX domain-containing membrane protein At4g11810-like, with product MVAFGKKLKERSIEEWQEYYINYKLMKKKVKQYGRQIEVGSLDRRHVLKDFSRMLDHQIEKISLFMLEQQGLLSSRLQKLRECHDALQDEPDISQISNLREAYRSVGQDLLQLLVFIDTNAIGIRKILKKFDKRFGYRFTNYYVKTRADHPYSQLQQVFKHVGLGAVVGAISRNLHELQNNQGSFLSIYDQPVVPLQDPVVDSIKNAVDRLTRSTNFLNFMAQHALIMQDEDLLIHEDQADQEEGRYHFMSLLLNLANTFLYMVNTYIIVPTADDYSMSLGAAATVCGVVIGAMAVAQLFSSVYFSAWSNKSYFKPLIFSSIVLFVGNLVYALAYDFNSLALLLIGRLFCGFGSARAVNRRYISDCVPLKIRMQASAGFVSASALGMACGPALAGLLQTNFKIYNLTFNQDTLPGWVMAVAWLMYLVWLAISFVEPARDPEEVHTSQESNSADQDGNMEKGITKQLLLAQEETEHDDEDDCDGSEESAEDSRKPANSFVAAYKLLTPSVKVQLLIYFMLKYAMEILLSESSVVTTYYFGWSMSSVSIFLFCLGLTVLPVNLVVGSYISNMFEDRQILLASEIMVCVGILLSFHVVVPYTVPQYVISGFIMFVSAEVLEGVNLSLLSRVMSSRLSRGTYNGGLLSTEAGTIARVIADATITVAGFLGQSMLLNVTLLPSLIICVGSIVATCFTFNSLY